DNA from Prosthecochloris marina:
AAGAGAATCATGGGTACTCACAGCACATTTAGGCTTTCCGGTCGTTCCTCCGGAAAAGAGAAAAAGAGCCGTATCGCCAGGCAAAGGAGAAGGTTGCCGAGGTTTTTTTCCCAGATTTCGCCGAATCATCTCGGAAAAAAGCAAGTCAGGCGATTCCACACGAACTCCATGCCCTTCCTTTTTTTCTCTCAGAAGGGTGAACAATAATTTTTTTACCGGTGGCAAATACTCCTTGATGCCGGTTGCGATAATCCGACGAAGCATGGTCTTCGACTGAATAGCCTTCACTTTCCCGTAAAACAGTGCAAGCACGACAGCGATTTCAGCCCCGCATTCATTCAACGCAAACTCCAGTTCATGACCTGTATAGAGGGGATTCAGCGGAACGACCACAGCTCCTGCCTTCCATATCCCGAGCTCAGAAACAATCATCTGAGGCACATTCGGCATAAGCAGCGCAATGCTGTCGCCTTTTCGCACCCCTGCCTCCGCAAGCGCGAACGCAAAGGCATCGCTCTGCCTCTCCAGGTCACAATAGTTCAGCTTCGAGCCCTTGAAAAAAAGTGCCGGACTTTCGGGAATCTCCCTGGCGGTTTTTCCGACTATATCCACAAGAGTTCGCACAGGATACGGCCTGAGCGAATGTGGAACGCCCTTGTCATAATGATCACACCATGATTGAACAGCCATTGTTGTAGGTACAAAGAAAAGTGGGGGAATACCTCGTGGCTATGCTACTATATTGTAAGGTAAGAAAAAACAATAACTTTCTTACTTTTCAAAGAAAGATATCATCCGTTTTTGAACAGGGTTTGCGCAACCACATCACACACTGCACCGGTCAGGGTGTTCAGTTCCTGGTCGGAGACGATATAGGGAGGCATGAGGTAGACCAGTTTTCCAAAAGGACGCACCCAGACCCCTCTCTCAACAAAAAGCTTCTGAACAGCCGCCATATCGACAGGCCGTTCAAGTTCGACGACGCCGATCGCTCCGAGAACACGAACGTCGACAACCCCACAAAGTTTACTACATGGTTGCAGACCGGCGGCAAGCCTTTTTTCGATATTCCGAATCTTGTGTTCCCATTCCATACTGGAAAGCAGATCGATGCTTGCCACCGCGACGGAGCACGCCAGCGGGTTCGCCATGAACGTCGGACCATGCATAAACACTCCTGGATCAGCCCCGGAGATCACCGACGCAACGTTATCGGTTGCGAGCGTTGCAGCAAGAGTCATATACCCCCCGGTAAGCGCTTTACCCAAACAAAGAATGTCAGGAACAACTCCGGCATGTTCAAGGGCGAACATTTTACCTGTCCTTGCAAAACCAGTGGCTATTTCATCGAAGATCAGAAGCACACCATAGAGTTCACAGAGCTTTCGTAACTTGCGGAGATAGTCGGGCGAGTAGAATCTCATGCCCCCCGCCCCCTGCACGACCGGCTCGAGAATCACCGCCGCAATCTCTCGATGGTGCTTTTCGAACTTCTGCCTTACATCCTCGATACAGTCGTCACTGCAGAATTCATGAAATCCGCACATGGGTGCTTCGGCAAAAATCTGCTCGGGAAGCACCCGGCTGAAAAGGCCGTGCATACCGGTAACCGGATCACAGACAGACATTGCAGCAAAGGTATCGCCGTGATACCCTGACCTGACCGTTAAAAGACGATGTTTTTCCGGTCGGCCCGCAGCCTGATGGTATTGCAGCGCCATCTTTATTGCAACCTCGACGGCAACCGATCCGGAATCACTGAAAAACACTTTCTGCAGGGAATCGGGGGTCATGCCGACAAGCCGTTCTGCAAGCTGTAGCGCCGGTGCATGGGTAAATCCTCCGAACATCACATGACTCATGTTCTGCAGTTGTCGTTCCACCGCCTTGTTCAGCACCGGGTGATTGTAACCGTGAATGGCAGCCCACCAGGAGGACATCCCATCGATAAGACGCACCCCGGTCTCCAGTTCAATGTAGGTCCCCGACGCCCCCTTCACAGGATACACCGGAAGAGGATCGCGCATCGACGTATAGGGATGCCAGATGTGCTCCCTGTCGAAATCAAGATTCATCGAACACCTTCAATAGATCCATGTTCATAAGTTTCCAGCCACTCATTTCCATGTCCGGCAGTTCAACAACCGGGCAGGAATAACCGTACTTTTCAAGAAAGCTTCGAAGCACCTCAAGTGTATCACTGGCAATAACACCGTCGCTGCCACCGGCATGATTGTAAATCAGCCCGCAAAGCCGCAATCCTCTTTTCCTGCAAGCTTCGATTGAAAGCAAGGTATGATTGATGCTGCCAAGCCGGGATGACGTAACAAGTATGAGAGGGTATGATCGCTCCTGAAGAAAATCGGCAAACAGCAATGCCTCGTTCAACGGCACTAGCAACCCCCCTGCACCCTCCAGTAAAACAATATCGTATCTTGCCTGCAGCCGACGTGTCGCATCATCTATCACCGACACATCGATCACCTGTTTTTCCATTGCCGCTGAAAGGTGAGGAGACGCCGGATACCGAAACAGATAAGAACATGTTGTTCCGTCAAGATCGGCTTCGCACAAATCAATCCCCATGATTTCACGATGTCTGAAAATATCAGATGAAACGCCTTCACCACCTGTCTCGACTGGTTTTTGCGTTATGACGTTTCTACCTCGTTCACGAAGAGTACGCGCAAGAAGACCGGTTGCAGCCGTTTTACCCACACCGGTATCAATCCCCGTTATTGCAATGACTTTGCCAGGCA
Protein-coding regions in this window:
- the bioA gene encoding adenosylmethionine--8-amino-7-oxononanoate transaminase, translated to MNLDFDREHIWHPYTSMRDPLPVYPVKGASGTYIELETGVRLIDGMSSWWAAIHGYNHPVLNKAVERQLQNMSHVMFGGFTHAPALQLAERLVGMTPDSLQKVFFSDSGSVAVEVAIKMALQYHQAAGRPEKHRLLTVRSGYHGDTFAAMSVCDPVTGMHGLFSRVLPEQIFAEAPMCGFHEFCSDDCIEDVRQKFEKHHREIAAVILEPVVQGAGGMRFYSPDYLRKLRKLCELYGVLLIFDEIATGFARTGKMFALEHAGVVPDILCLGKALTGGYMTLAATLATDNVASVISGADPGVFMHGPTFMANPLACSVAVASIDLLSSMEWEHKIRNIEKRLAAGLQPCSKLCGVVDVRVLGAIGVVELERPVDMAAVQKLFVERGVWVRPFGKLVYLMPPYIVSDQELNTLTGAVCDVVAQTLFKNG
- the bioD gene encoding dethiobiotin synthase gives rise to the protein MPGKVIAITGIDTGVGKTAATGLLARTLRERGRNVITQKPVETGGEGVSSDIFRHREIMGIDLCEADLDGTTCSYLFRYPASPHLSAAMEKQVIDVSVIDDATRRLQARYDIVLLEGAGGLLVPLNEALLFADFLQERSYPLILVTSSRLGSINHTLLSIEACRKRGLRLCGLIYNHAGGSDGVIASDTLEVLRSFLEKYGYSCPVVELPDMEMSGWKLMNMDLLKVFDES